The genomic stretch CTGGGCCGGCTGCTCCGGGGCCGCTAGCGCGGACGGGCGGCCAGGACTACAGGGCCACCTCAACGGCGCCGTCCACGACCCGGACCGGGTAGGTGCCCAGGCGCAGCCCGGCATCGCCGAAGCACTCCCCCGTTGCCAGGCTGTACACCTCCTTGTGCAGCGGCGAGGCGATGGTGTGCGTGCTCCCGCGGGAGCCGACCAGGCCCCGCGCCATGACGTGGGCGCTCGTGGCGGGATCGGCGTGGGAGACGGCAAAGACGTTCTCCGGCCCCACACGGAACATGGCCAGCTGCTGCCCATTGACCAGGGCCGCCTCTCCCCAGGAATCCTCGAGGTCGCTGAGCCGGCAGACCGGGAACCACTGTGCTGCGGCGCGTGAGGGGCCGGTGGCGGCCGGCAATTCCATAACGATGCTCATGATGATCCTTCTCCTTGTGGTGCGGACGTGGGACGGAGCCGGACAGCTGAAGGCCCGGCAACGTAGAAACCACACTAGGGTCGCCATGTTTCACCCGGCCTGCCTCCATGTGACAGCCACGTAAATGCCGTGTCACCGCATCCCCGCCGCCCCCGGATAGGCGGACGTTAAATGCCTGTTACACGGGCGACACCCCGGCGCAATGCCGCCTTCCTAGCATGGAATGGACACGCCGGTGCAGGCACCAGGCCACCCGGGGAAAGGCCACACCCATGAAACAGCAGGGCACGCAGGAACCCGCAGCAGGGACCGCACGGGAAACAGCAACGGCAGCCGGGGACGGCGTCCGCAGGGTCGTCGTTGTGGGCGGCGGCCCCGCCGCCCACCGCTTCACCGAGGCCATGCACTCCCGCGGCATGTCCGGCTGGCACATCACGGTGCTCACCGAGGAAGCCCACACGCCGTACGACCGCGTGGCGCTGAGCCGGGCACTGACCGACGTCGACACGGACCTCACCCTGGGCGATCCCGCACTCTGGGAGCACGGCTCCGTGCACCTGGTCCGCGGCGCCAAGGTTGTGGCGATCGACCCGGACCGCAGAACAGTCCACACCTCGGCCGGCGGCGAAGCGGCACACCACCCCTATGACGAACTCGTGCTCGCCACCGGCTCCGACGCCGTCCGGCTGGGCATTCCCGGCGCCGAGCA from Arthrobacter stackebrandtii encodes the following:
- the nirD gene encoding nitrite reductase small subunit NirD; the encoded protein is MSIVMELPAATGPSRAAAQWFPVCRLSDLEDSWGEAALVNGQQLAMFRVGPENVFAVSHADPATSAHVMARGLVGSRGSTHTIASPLHKEVYSLATGECFGDAGLRLGTYPVRVVDGAVEVAL